The proteins below are encoded in one region of Lactuca sativa cultivar Salinas chromosome 3, Lsat_Salinas_v11, whole genome shotgun sequence:
- the LOC111894266 gene encoding mitochondrial adenine nucleotide transporter ADNT1 → MASEDVVGKTSATIANLAEEAKIASEGVKAPSRHALLSICKSLVAGGVAGGVSRTAVAPLERLKILLQVQNPHAIKYNGTIQGLKYIWRTEGFRGLFKGNGTNCARIVPNSAVKFFSYEEASKGILYLYRQQPGNEDAELTPLLRLGAGACAGIIAMSATYPMDLVRGRLTVQTDTSPSQYRGIAHALRTVLREEGPRALYKGWLPSVIGVVPYVGLNFAVYESLKDWLVKSRPFGLVEGTELSVTTKLACGAAAGTVGQTVAYPLDVIRRRMQMVGWKDAASVVTADGKSALEYTGMVDAFRKTVRYEGFGALYKGLVPNSVKVVPSIAIAFVSYEVVKDLLGVEMRISD, encoded by the exons ATGGCGTCGGAGGATGTAGTAGGGAAGACCAGCGCTACGATCGCTAATCTCGCCGAAGAAGCAAAGATTGCCAGTGAAGGTGTCAAGGCTCCCAGCCGCCACGCTTTACTCAGCATCTGCAAGTCTCTTGTGGCCGGCGGCGTCGCCGGTGGAGT ATCAAGAACTGCTGTTGCTCCTCTAGAACGATTGAAAATTCTGCTCCAGGTTCAAAACCCTCACGCAATCAAATATAATGGTACAATCCAAGGGTTGAAATATATATGGAGAACAGAGGGTTTTCGTGGGCTGTTTAAAGGAAATGGTACTAATTGTGCTAGAATTGTTCCTAACTCTGCTGTTAAGTTCTTTAGCTATGAGGAGGCCTCAAA GGGAATATTGTATCTGTATCGGCAGCAACCTGGAAATG AGGATGCTGAACTCACCCCTCTCTTACGTCTTGGAGCCGGTGCATGTGCTGGAATAATTGCCATGTCAGCAACCTACCCCATGGACTTGGTTCGTGGTCGTCTTACTGTCCag ACCGATACATCTCCAAGTCAGTATCGAGGAATTGCCCATGCTCTTAGAACAGTACTACGTGAAGAAGGTCCACGCGCATTATACAAAGGCTGGCTTCCTTCTGTCATCGGTGTC GTCCCGTATGTGGGTCTTAATTTTGCGGTGTATGAGTCTTTAAAAGACTGGTTGGTTAAGTCGAGACCGTTTGGGTTGGTTGAGGGAACGGAGTTGAGTGTGACCACAAAGCTTGCATGTGGGGCTGCAGCTGGGACGGTTGGTCAAACGGTTGCTTACCCGCTTGATGTGATCCGTAGAAGAATGCAAATGGTTGGTTGGAAAGATGCGGCTTCGGTTGTTACTGCAGATGGAAAGTCAGCACTTGAGTACACTGGAATGGTTGATGCCTTTAGGAAAACCGTTCGCTATGAAGGTTTTGGAGCTTTGTACAAGGGCCTCGTTCCTAACTCGGTCAAG GTGGTTCCTTCGATAGCGATTGCGTTTGTGTCGTACGAGGTTGTTAAGGATCTACTTGGAGTAGAGATGAGGATATCTgattaa